The genomic segment AAAATTTAGGCGAAAATGGCTTATCTTTTGAAGATAAGCGTATTCCTGAGTTATTGTTACATTATCGAGCTCGTCACTTTTTTAAAACATTAAACCGAACAGAGCAGTTACAATGGGAGCGTTATCGTCGTCGTAAATTGGAAAAATGCGCTGTAGATTTTGAGCGACGAATGCAACATTTGGTGCAAGAATATTCAGGTAATGAAGAAAAATTACAGTTATTACATCAAGTTTATGAATATGCTATGACGTTACTATAATAATTCCGTGACAACGTATCACAAAAAAGCATTGGTTATTTCTAATCAATGCTTTTATTTTTTCTCATTATATAATCATCTTTCAATTTATATTCTTAAAGTATGATGATGCTACGTAAAAAATAGTATACCAACCCCCAGTAAATTATCCACAAAATCATCCTAAATTTATCATTACTCAAATGATAAAATTATCCACAAATCCTGTCTTGTTAAAGTAATATTTTTATTATTTTTCATTAATAACTATATAGATTAAAGTCAAAATATTCCTGAAAATATAGTTTTTGTATGGTTATAGGTAGATCTAACACCTGTTAATAAGTCTGTGATTTATTTAACCCGTAGTATTCCCTAACACGATAACTAATTTCGCATAATGTATATTATGTTAAATTAAATGCTATGTAAGTAACAATTGAGATTGAATTTACTACTCTAGTATTTATAGCATTTCACTTTGGAGAATGCTTTTAACTTTAAATAAGAAAAAGAAGTCGAAAATAAGAAATAAAAATGATAACGCTACATAAAAAATAATAAAATTTTGTTATAACTGGACACCAATTTTTATGTAGATGAATTTTGATATTTTGAATGATTTTGTAGGTTTGTTTTTCTTAAAGAAGTTTCTTAAATTAGCTGGAAATGTTGATGAATTTATTAAATAACGATTTCTTATTTATAGTAAGAGTTTTCTTTTGAAGTGACATTGTCACGCCATTTTATTAAGAAACAGGATTTATTTAATCGCTTTATTTTAGTTTATATAGCTGATACATTTATAACAATTTAGTCGAGTCGCTAACACTAAGGATTAGCTATGATTTTACCGCAGTATTTTGAAACCCCTGAAATTTTACAGATTAACCGTCAGCCACATCATGCTTATTTTGTACCATTTGCCCTTTGCCAAACGCCTAATCAACTTTTGCGTGAAACATCCCAATTTTTCACCGCGCTTTCAGGGCAAAATTGGGATTTCACTTATTATGATAGTGTTCAAGATTTACCGGATGATTTCTTAACTATTCCATTAAATACGCAAATTCTCGTGCCATCTAACTGGCAAACTCAAGGAATTGACCAACATCATTATACCAATATCAACTACCCTTTCCCTTTTGATCCCCCATTTGTACCGAAAAATAATCCTTGCGGTCATTACCGTCATCACTTTGATTTGGATGTAAAAACAAATAAACGTTATTTATTGAATTTTGAAGGTGTAGATAGTTGTTTATTTGTCTATCTCAATCAGCAATTTGTCGGTTATGGCCAAATTAGTCATAGCACTAATGAATTTGATATTACCGATCATCTAAAATCAGGTGTTAATCAGCTTGATGTGATTGTATTGAAATGGTGTGTGGGAAGTTACTTGGAAGATCAAGATAAATTCCGTATGTCAGGCATTTTTCGAGATGTTTATTTACTAGAACGTGATGCTAATTATTTACAAGATTTCTTTATTAAAACGGATTTAAACGACGATTTTAGCCAAGCAACTTTATCTGTTGAAACTCAATTTTCAGGTGAAGAACAAGCGATTGAATTTGTGCTCTATCATCCATATGGTAAAGAAATTGTTCGTCAGCATTCAACGGCATTTTCAATTATTTTAGATACCCCGCTTTTATGGAATGTCGAGAATCCACAACTTTATCGTTTAACAATACAAGTGGGCAATGAAATTATTGAGCAAAAAATCGGTTTTCGTAAGATTTCTGTAGAAAATGCGGCGCTCAAAATTAATGGTCAAGCGATTAAATTCAAAGGTGTAAATCGTCATGATAGCGATCCCAAAACAGGTTATGCAATTTCAAAAGAGCAAGCCTTAGAAGATTTAACTTTGATGAAACAACACAATATCAATGCAATTCGTACTGCTCACTACCCTAATTCGCCTTGGTTTAGCGAGCTTTGTGATCTTTATGGTTTTTATCTCATTGCAGAAAGTGATATTGAATCTCATGGCGCAAGTTTAGTCTATGTAGAAACACCGGAACAAAGTATTTTACTCAATGATGCGCGTATTAATCATGATGAAAAAATGCGTCAACAGGCCATTGATAACTTTTGTTACTTTGCCCGTGCACCTGAATATAAATCGGCAATTTTAGACCGCACTTTTGCCAATATAGAACGCGATAAAAACCGTACTTCTGTAGTGATTTGGTCGTTAGGAAATGAAAGCGGCTATGGTGAGAATTTTGAAGCTGCTGCAGCTTGGATTAAACAACGTGATGCTAGTCGTTTAGTGCATTACGAGAGTTCAATTTATCAACACAGTCAGCATCAAAACGATTTATCCAATCTCGATTTTTATAGTGAAATGTATCCCTGCACAGAATCGTTAGATCGTTATTGTACCGACCCAAATACAAGTAAGCCTTATATTCTCTGCGAATATACCCATGCTATGGGCAACTCAAACGGTGATGCAGAAGATTATTGGCAAACATTCAATAAATATGAAAAATCCTGTGGTGGGTTTGTATGGGAATGGTGTGATCATGCGCCGTATTTACCCGATAATTCAGGTCGTGTAGGCTATGGTGGGGATTTTGGTGACTTCCCTAATGATGGTAATTTCTGTATGGACGGCTTAGTTTCGCAAGACCGACTCCCCCATACTAACTTACTTGAATTGAAAAATGTGAATCGTCCGATTCGCGCTCAATTGGTAGGTAACCAAATTGAAATTACCAACTATTGGGATTTTACGAATTTACAAGATATGGTGTGTATTCGATTTGCTTTTGTGGCTAATGGCGAAATCATTCATCAAGGTGAATTGAAAATTGATTGTGCGCCCAAACAAACTGTCAGTTTACCGCTGGATCTGCCCAAATATGATGGTAGATTTTTAACCCTTGATTTGGACTATATCAATATTCAAACTCAACCGCTAGTCGATGTGCACCATTCTTTGGGTTTTGATCAAATTGTGGTGTACAGCAACGATTTAGTAAGTCCTAAAATACCGGAAAAATTGACCGCACTTGCTCCATTTAACGTGTCTGAAAATAGTAATAACATTGTGATTCAAAACGATATTTATTTCTATCAATTTGATAAAAACAGCGGCATTTTTACTGAAATTCATAAACATGGCCAAGCTATTATTGAACAACCTTTAAATTTCAATATTTGGCGTGCGCCAACGGATAATGATCGCTTAATTCGTGAACAATGGCAAAATGCAGGTTATCATATTGCTTATACTCGTGCTTATAAAATCAGCTGGCAGCAAACAGAAAGTGCGGTCATTATTGAAGCTGATTTAGGGATAGTGGCTACCGCAAAAAGTCGAATTTTAACGTTACATGTTCGTTATCAAATTAATGCGGATGGCGAATTATCGATAGAAATTGATGCGAATCGTCCTGCTCATCTACCCTATTTGCCTCGTTTTGGTTTACGCTTTTTCTTGCCTAAAACGCAACGAAAAGCCCAATATTTTGGTTATGGTGACGCAGAAAGTTATATAGATAAACATCATCTTGCCAAGTTAGGAAACTATCAAATCGATTTATCTGTTTATAAAGTGCCATACGTTAAACCGCAGGAAAATAATAGCCATTATGGTACGCACTTTGTTGCCTTAGAAGAGCTAAGTATTACTGCGGATGCACCATTTAGCTTTAGCTTTTTGCCCTACACCCAAGAAGAAATGACGCAAAAAAGTCATTGTTATGACTTAACAGAATGTAATTCAACGGTATTGTGTGTGGATTATAAAATGAGTGGCATTGGTTCGAATTCTTGTGGACCAACCTTAAAATCGCTATATCGCCTAAGTGAAACAGAATTTCATTGTGGTTTTCACATTCGATTTTAGAAATGAAAAAAGCGAGATCAAAATCTCGCTTTTTAATCATCCGTTGATTATGGGGTAATATCTTTAATTTCAGTCGTTGCAGCATTGTTCATCACTGATTTTACACCATTTTCAGCACTGGCTTTTGATGCGTAATATTGGCTGCGACCAATTTCTTGGTGATTTTTTGCTTTTAGAACGAAATAGGGTTGATCGCTTTTTGTGGTACGAAACTCAAAATTGCTTTCATCAACACCATTTTTTTGTACCGATTCAATACCATTTAACGCAGATGCTTTAGTTTTGTATAATTCACCGGTTAAAATAATTTGTGAATTTGCGGCGTAAAGGTTAAACATAAATTGACCGTCATTCGCTTGTTTTAATTCATACCAACCTAATGCCATAAAATTTTCCTTCTTAAAATAATGTGGGATATTCCACGCTTTAATCATAGGCTTTTTTGTTATTTTTCAATCATCTTTACAAAAATTTAAATAACAAAAATGCGGTCAAAAATGGTTCGATTTTTAACCGCACTTTATGCTACTCATTATGTCCTCTCAGACGTATTCGATCATAACACTACTCTGTTGCCCCAAACCCACGCAATCCAACGACATGCACGTGTTCTTGGTTGCCTGAAATTTTACGCACTAGTTTATAGGTTGTGCCTTTTTCTGGGCTAATATTTTCAGGGGCGGCGATGAGCAACTGCATATCTAAACGTTCACACAATTCGAATAAAGTACTAATAGATTTACCGTCTAAACGTGCGGCTTCGTCTAAGAATAATAAGCGGCACGGTAAGATGTCTTTACCGCGTAAACGGCGGCTTTCTTCTTCCCAGCTTTGAACCACCATAAGTAAGATTGACATCCCTGTACCGATCGCTTCACCTGTTGATAATGCCCCACTTTCTGCACGTAACCAGCCATCTGCGCCACGATACACTTCCACTTCAAGATCGAGGTAATTGCGGTAATCCAGCAATTCTTCCCCAATGGTTTGCGCGGTACGTTGTCCCATATCAATATGCGGATTTAAGCGTTGATAGAGTTTCGCCATCGCTTCAGAGAAGGTCATACGATTATCATTAAATAAATCCTGATAATCTTCTTGACTACCTGAAAGCGCGTCTAATAACATGGCGTGTGTATCGCGAATATTCACTACTAAACGCACGGATTTCACTTGACCAAAGGCAATATTTTGTAGTCCTTGGTTAAGCATACGAATACGATTTTGCTCGCGTTGAATAGTTTTACGCATAATATTCGCCACGGATTCTGAGCTAATCGCCAATTTTTGCTCACGGTTAGTTAATTCATCGGTAAGACGATTTAACTCAATTTCCATTTGTTCGATAGCGTCAATTGGGTCATCAGTTTTAATAATGTCTTGACGAATACGCTCGCGTAAATGTTGATACACCGCGATAAAGAACCGCACTTTATTTTCAGGTTTGCGACTGTCTTCAGACAAGCGCAATGCGTCACGTAAATATTCATTGTCCGCCACCGCTTGACGCAACGCACCCAAAGCTTTATCCGACATTGAACGCAATTCATCCGCAGATAAATAAGCTAATTCACGGCGATTTAAACGTTTTTCCACATCTGAATGACGAGATAAACGCAACACCACACACCAGCTCACTTTTGCTGCTACTACAAGCTCGCGCTGTTGTTTGTAATCACGTTCTGCTTTACGAATACGGCGACTTAAGTTTTCCGCTTCGCTTTCAATTAAGGTTAATTGTTTTTCCACATAAGAACGGCGTTGACGGCTGGTAGAAAGTTGTTGATACAACTCATCTTTACGTACACGTGCGCGTTCTTCCGCCCCCATATCGGCACGAACGCCAAGCTCTGAAACTTCAGTCATTAACTCTTGTAATAACTGATTTTTACTCACTTGTGAACTTTGTAGCTGAATAAATACTTGGTTGTATTGGGCAAATTGCGCTTGTTTTTGGCGAACTTGTTCACGTTGCGCATCGCGTTTGGCTTGAACTTGTTCTAAGCGCGTCCGTAACTGCTCATTTAAGCCATTCGTCTCCGTTTGTACATCATATTCATAACTAAAATGATTTTTACGTTGCACGACATCTGCAAGGGCAAAGACTTTCTGTTGCAC from the [Actinobacillus] rossii genome contains:
- the lacZ_2 gene encoding glycoside hydrolase family protein — translated: MILPQYFETPEILQINRQPHHAYFVPFALCQTPNQLLRETSQFFTALSGQNWDFTYYDSVQDLPDDFLTIPLNTQILVPSNWQTQGIDQHHYTNINYPFPFDPPFVPKNNPCGHYRHHFDLDVKTNKRYLLNFEGVDSCLFVYLNQQFVGYGQISHSTNEFDITDHLKSGVNQLDVIVLKWCVGSYLEDQDKFRMSGIFRDVYLLERDANYLQDFFIKTDLNDDFSQATLSVETQFSGEEQAIEFVLYHPYGKEIVRQHSTAFSIILDTPLLWNVENPQLYRLTIQVGNEIIEQKIGFRKISVENAALKINGQAIKFKGVNRHDSDPKTGYAISKEQALEDLTLMKQHNINAIRTAHYPNSPWFSELCDLYGFYLIAESDIESHGASLVYVETPEQSILLNDARINHDEKMRQQAIDNFCYFARAPEYKSAILDRTFANIERDKNRTSVVIWSLGNESGYGENFEAAAAWIKQRDASRLVHYESSIYQHSQHQNDLSNLDFYSEMYPCTESLDRYCTDPNTSKPYILCEYTHAMGNSNGDAEDYWQTFNKYEKSCGGFVWEWCDHAPYLPDNSGRVGYGGDFGDFPNDGNFCMDGLVSQDRLPHTNLLELKNVNRPIRAQLVGNQIEITNYWDFTNLQDMVCIRFAFVANGEIIHQGELKIDCAPKQTVSLPLDLPKYDGRFLTLDLDYINIQTQPLVDVHHSLGFDQIVVYSNDLVSPKIPEKLTALAPFNVSENSNNIVIQNDIYFYQFDKNSGIFTEIHKHGQAIIEQPLNFNIWRAPTDNDRLIREQWQNAGYHIAYTRAYKISWQQTESAVIIEADLGIVATAKSRILTLHVRYQINADGELSIEIDANRPAHLPYLPRFGLRFFLPKTQRKAQYFGYGDAESYIDKHHLAKLGNYQIDLSVYKVPYVKPQENNSHYGTHFVALEELSITADAPFSFSFLPYTQEEMTQKSHCYDLTECNSTVLCVDYKMSGIGSNSCGPTLKSLYRLSETEFHCGFHIRF
- a CDS encoding Uncharacterized conserved protein — its product is MALGWYELKQANDGQFMFNLYAANSQIILTGELYKTKASALNGIESVQKNGVDESNFEFRTTKSDQPYFVLKAKNHQEIGRSQYYASKASAENGVKSVMNNAATTEIKDITP